TCGATGAGCAAAGCGAGTAGCCACTTTTGTGACCTTGATCTCGACCTCGACGGTGATGACGATGAAGGAAATGATGTGGTTTTCGAAACGCTCGAGGAAGGTGCTTTCCTCGAGCCCGAAAAGCACGCGGAGAGAGAGCAAGCCAAAGTGGCCTCAAAGATCGACCCGCCTCCCTCGAAGCCCTCTCGAGGACATGAGTCGTCGAGGCTGTCGGTCATACTCCTTGACCAAGGGCTGTTCACGGTGTACAAGCGGCTGTTCGTCGCTTGCTTGACCCTAAATGTTGTGGCCCTCGTCCTTGCGGCGACTGGACACTTCCCTTATGCGAGGAACCGCGCTGCCCTCTTCTCCATAACCAACATCTTTGCGCTCACCCTGTGCCGGAGCGAGGCCTTCTTGCGCGTCACCTTCTGGCTGGCCGTGAAGCTGCTCGGCCACTGGTGGGTCCCGCTCCTCGCAAAGACGGCCACTACCTCCCTCCTGCAGAGCCTCGGAGGGATCCACAGCGGGTGCGGCGTCTCGTCCCTGGCGTGGCTGGTCTATGCCCTGGTTCTAAACCTAAAGGACCGGGACAACACGTCGCCCGAGATCATCGGGGTCGCATCGGTGGTCCTCGCGCTCATCGCCCTCTCATCGCTGGCGGCATTCCCGCTTGTGCGCCACCTGCACCACAACGTGTTCGAGCGGACGCACCGCTTCGCAGGGTGGTCGGCCCTCGGTCTCCTCTGGGGGTTCGTCATCCTCACCACCGCGTACGACCAGAGGACGAAGAGCTACAAGAGTGACGAGTTGGGGTCGAGGCTGGTGAGGCAACAAGAGTTTTGGTTCACGGTGGGGATTACGGTTTTGCATAATAGTGCCGTGGGTGACGGTGAGGAGAGTGCCGGTCAAGGTGTCTTCTCCTTCGGGGCATGCCTCCATAATCAAGTTCCACGGGGGAGTCAAAGCAGGTATgtaatgatttgaatttttttccactGAAGACATTCTcgatgttatttttattttaagcgTCCTTTTCCAACAACAGGCATCTTGGGTCGGATCAGCCCATCCCCGCTATCCGAGTGGCATGCCTTCGGCATCATCTCCGACGGCAAGGATGAGCACATGATGCTCGCCGGAGCTGTCGGCGACTTCACGAAGTCACTCGTCGCCAACCCTCCAACCCACCTCTGGGTCCGCCAGGTCCACTTCGCGGGTTTACCCTACCTTGTCAACATGTACGACCGGGTCCTGCTGGTTGCCACCGGCTCCGGCATTTGCGTCTTCCTATCGTTCCTCCTCCAACCGTGCAAAGCGAGCGTTTGCATGTTATGGGTGGCCAAGAACGTGGAGCAAAACTTCGGCAAGGAGATCAAGGAGATGGTCAGCCGTCACCCGAGAGACAAGGTGATCGTGCACGACACCGCGGTGCATGGGCGGCCAAACGTGGCGGAGATGAGCGTGGACACGGCAAAGAAGTGGGGCGCTGAGGTAGTGATCGTCACGAGCAACCCCGAGGGAAGTAGGGACGTGGTGAACGCATGCAAGACCAAAGGGATTGCCGCTTTTGGTCCCATTTGGGATTCTTGAGTAGCTTAATCATACATACGTCTAATTTGCGTCCTCCACATTTTATCTATGTTTGAAAAGAAGCACACAACTTGGTTTGATTGTATGTTTTTCCTGGTTCTGTAACTTAAGACTTGTTATGTATGTTCAAGAACTTAGGTGAAATGCAAGTGATAATTGCATATCACATTTGCTTGGACATGGTCATGGAATATAGTCACCTTTATTGGTACAGATATTATCATATGTTAACCTATTAATACTAGTGGTTTGATTATTTACTTGTTTGTATTGTCTCTCTAAGGTAATATTATCAATTTCACAAACAAGACATAACATGAATAATAGACACGTTCATCTGCTACTTAACCATTAAGCCAATTTGTGGAGCTGAGCTGTTTAACTGTTCACAGTCGTGATAATTTACCCTTAATTATGCTGATAGATTCATTGACTTGTGTGAATATTAGATGGCAGCGGCATActaaaaattcatcatttgatgTGGGCAAAGTCCCACATCAagatggtatcagagccactcTTTGAGTGCCCACCTTCTGCCACCTTGTCCTCGGGGCTGCAGTCTGTCGAAAGCTAAATTTCATATTCGAAACACGTCACTGATCGAACTGGATATATTACACTGTGGAACATCTTGAATGCCGCCTTGAGAGAGAGTTCTTCTTGTTTAATCACAGTCCCTTGGTGGTGACGCGAGGCGGGGCCCCGTTCTTCCACCCATTGTAACGTATCATCATTGTGATTCGTTGCTATTAAAATTGCTTTCCGAGATGCTTAATGCCTACTTGGCTTGGCCTGATCTTATTCTTATACTAATAATTGCTGTAAGAGTTCCTGAAAGATGATGATGTATACGCGCAAAATTTAGTATATTCCAAGTTTTTAAGAAACGTCCGATAGATTCAATGGGAAAACTAAGCAAAATTACCATTCATCATGTCCAGTACGGCTAGATATGAGAAAACGTCGAATATAGTAAATCTGATCGAGACAAATAGGTGTAAATTTTAAAGCCCCCGGAAATGTACAAGCAACCCTTGTTAGCCGCAATGGTCCGAAAGCATATTTATAATCATTTTACTTAGAAAAAGGTTCACTATTTTACACCGCTGCTTATCTAAACTATTGCACGAAACAagtgatcgaacaataaatagacagaataagaaaataaatcggacatcggatgtacgtggttcgattGTAGAGACCTACATCCATGGGAAAGCaagaacgaattccactatagatcaagcgatacacggagattgcAAACCAAACTCAAGTAACTTAAACACTCTCGGTATTTttcaaaccccaattacatccaataacgtacacagtgtttagccctcaactcctagcgaaataatctctcaatctcgcaaatgaattaaaatataaattcttACAGCAAGAATTTCTTGACTAGAACACAAAGTTATTGAAGTAATTCTACGGATAGAATCCACGACCAAGTTAACCCACTACCGAGCACTCGTCGTCGGCGCTTCTTGAAGACTTCACGTTGTTTTTCTCGTGTCTCCCTTCAAACCACAAGTACATATTATAATACATATGTACTCtgccaaaagataaaaacaagacCGACTTCTGCAGGGATCCGTATCgtccttttcttcttatcttttattgaccaagtcaaacttcaaagaaaacaaagtccCCTTGGACATTCCAATTGGAAGCCAAGATCAAAACCGAATATCAAAGTGCATCCAATAAAAATATTCCTTAGCCGAATCCaattgcattttccttttatgtttattttctaGGTGGATTCCAATTTCAAATAGAAAGTATCcaatttgaaatattcaaattttgatttcgagttcaaattcgagacatattataacatAAACTATGCTTGACATCGCAAAGTTTGTAAAATTAACTCATGTCTTTTGTATATTTGTTGCTGAAAATTTAGGGAAGATTAAAGGGAATCGAATATTACTTGACTTCATCTTGTCGTAACTTCCGTCCGGCATATGCCGTCTTCCTTTGGTTAATGAGAAATTGCCGCTATTCGGACATATCTTTGAAGGAAATGCGATCGCCAACTGCTAATTATTATGACAGAAAGAGACAATAGGAATCAAATTGATGTTTAAtctacacctttttttttaattgtttgacTCCTAATTTGGTACTAGCAAGGCCAACTGGATATCTAATCGATATAGTGTCGTCTTCGAGTCTAGTGTACCGGGTAAAACATCTTGGACGGACCATAGATGACATTCTCTGAATAGATTATATATTAGTtctctttttttgaaaacatcGTGAGAAAATGCGCCATCACTACATATGTGATGAAGCCCTACTATATTTTTAATTGCGATAGGTTCACAAACTATTCAATTAGATCGTCACACTTTATTGTAGCACTCCAATTCTCAATCCAAACCCTAAGGCTCGAAAGAACGAGACCAAAAAGGCAAAGTATGAGGCTCCATAAACAAAACATTCAGTTTACCATCCTCGTTCGTAAAAAGGGTTGTGATGTAAACAGTTAAATTAAGTTAGGAGTGGCGGAGATGTGAAGCCGCCGTAGATCAACCCTTTGGCGATGTGATGATAAGCGGACTCGGTCAAGTGAATCCCGTCCCAATTGACGAAAGCCGACGGATCTCTGCAAGCGGTCGAGCCGGTGTGACCGCACCTCGCTGAATTATTGAAGTTGTACGGACCACCTCCTCCACAACAGGCCCTCAGTGTCCCTCCATAAAAGCCTGCGGTGAATGCACTCACCAGTCATCAAAACTTTTGGGCAGATCATGTAATTATGTGTGTTCATGTCAATGGCATCAACCAGAAGGCCCTGAAGATGTCATTCGGTGTGCTtcatgaaatatgaaaaatgctagggttttgttttcttcctggGGAAAGAGTACTTTGGGTTTCAAACCCATTTTTTGGCTTTTAAAAGTTTATGGCTTTTAGTTTAGGAGCCAAAAGACACAGCACTTGTTAATGAGCTCCCCACGGCACTAAATATAGCCGATTAAGGAatgttttaataattattttttttacacatAATACGAGAAAAATAACTTACTTTTTCGTGTAAAATATGTTGGATAATGGAAATtatagcattttttttccttaagttGTTGATTAAGTGTCTCGTGAAACTCATTAACAAGGATAACAATAAAGCTGGGAAGCAAGCAAGTAGTTAATCTGCTACCCACTTCTTGGCACCAGTACCATGTAATTCTGGCACTTTAGTACCCGATCGTATGTAAAGGCCCGTATCGAGCTAAGCCAATTTGGTTGTTATATTTTGAACTTCaagaatctctttttttttttatgtgttcgGCCGGTTTTTCGGACTCAACCCGTATTGACATGTCAATCCTAGACCATTTAATCTTAATCACTTTCTGTTCATTCATTTATGACATTCACCAGCATAAATAATGTATTCTCCATTATTTACATTTACATTCTTATATATCTagtatttttgttttgttttagaaattagTTCGGGCTGATATGAGAAATTTCGGGCCTAAACATCAAACCCAAAGGCCCGAACCctccaaaatgaaaaagaataggACAAGCCAGAAACCCCCAGCCCGAAAATCATGCTAAGGAGACAGTTCAATGGATGTCGACTCAATTCACTTGGGCCCACACTCCATCACCAAAACCATGCTTTATGATTTTGCTTCATTACACCGGTCCACCCAATTTGCCATTTCAACCTTAATTGTGCTTTGTGATTAAGCACAATGTTAAATCTAGAGGTGAAGGGAGAAAATTGTgggtaaaagagaaaaaaaaagtggctttCATTTGATTTACAGACCATgtaagttctttcttttttatacaAAGTCATCTATAATTATCGATCTCCTCTATTATTGAAAGATAGATATGCATATAATTTAAGGGATAATTGTACTGAAAGTCcaaaaacttatcacaaaagcgTAGTTgggtcttaaaactttcataaagtgcaatcaagttttggaacttgtcacgaaagtgcaatcgagtcctaaaacttgtcatgaaagtgcaactgagtcctaaaaatttttcaaaaagtgcaatcaacaaAATAACTTGATTAGATAAATTTGACatgttttagaacttaattgcactttatgaaatttttaggactcaattgcaagTTAGTTATAAGTTCTAagacttaattgtattttttgaaatttctttgacTAAATTCCGCTTTTGTGACAAGTTATAAGATTTTTAATGAATTGGCGATGAATTTGATATGTGGAAAGTAAAAGTCATTCGTACACAATTGATTACAAAATTGTTAGTTCCAGCAAAAATTATTCGTTGACTATgaaaccaaaaagggaaaaagatagTCTAAAGAAGGCTCACCGTAGTGCTTGGGAGTATGATAGATAGACTTGGAGGCGCTGTAATAATCAGCGTACATGATTCTTGCATGAGGGTATTGTTCTCTCAAATTTTGCAGTTCTTGCTTAAGGTAGTTATTGTGATACTTGGCAAAAGCATTATAAGCCCTAAGACATCCGGTTCTCGGGTCATAAGCCGACCTATCGGGGTTGCGAAACAAAGTTAGATACACCGCGGAGCAGCCTACCGGCAAGTTTCCCGGCACCACGAGATCCACAGCCCCTTCTTCTATCAACATCCGTTATGGTTACAATAGTTCaacagaaaaagcaaagaaagagaaataagaaattgTGAAGTTGCATTGTGTACAATAATAATCGAAataagaagtttttttttcatgaacgGTGTAATTATTGGGGTGTGATTTATACTCCCCTATGACAAGAAAGTACGTAGGTCCTGCTCTACTTTGAGCCGACGGGGGTTCGGGAGAGCTGCCCCGATCGAGGTCTCAAGGGGCGGCGCCTCCCGAACATTAGAGGGACTTTTACAATTTaagctcataatttttcattagtagtttaggCTTGGGTTTATGAATAAGtattgctatatatactcttttttgcttataattgagtgatataacgAGAGGTgggaggtgctaattatagcaGAAGCCTCTGCTGGACGTAACTCCAATTTAAGAGTAAattaggataaaatctcgtgacTTGATTTTTCTCTCGCTTTATATTTTATTTCGATTTGATTGTGCACGAATCCTAACAGCAATGAGAAAGAGATTTCCTttacaattttaaattccacTTGCTCGTATTAAAGCGACCTTCAATTTTATTACGAGAATTGAACCTTAAACTCATGCCTAAGGGCTAATAGTACGTTTCAACGGTACACGCTCGTAGATGATACGTGATGATTCAGAGTGATCTTCCAATTAGTGTCATTACTCCATTTAATGAACATAATTCAGATTGCTTCCATGTTAAATGTACGTCAACAACATTCGAAGTAAGTTCGTAGGACATACGCTGACGGCACGAGTGATGGCTCCAACCACTGGCGGTACCAAAGCATGCAGCTGTTTAATGCTTCCACCGACAAAAGAGGGATAGTTGTAGTCATTGCCACCAATCTCCCCCACCAGAAACAGAGACTTCTTAAAGTACTCTTCACATTCTGCATCTCAAAAATAGCTTTATCCATCAAGGACTTATCCAGTCGGTATGTACCCACCTCAAGGAGAGGATAGAAAGGAACATTTTTGTGTGCAATTAGGCAAATCATACCACATCTATCAATAAAGTTTCATGCTAAGCACCAAATAGTAGGGGTGAATAAAAAGGACCGATCGAACCGGGAACCGCCCCGGACTGGACCGTAAGAACCCTATAGACAAGTCCAGTTACAAACAAGTGTGTACACATTTCACGTTTCATAGCTATTTCCTCAAGAGAGCTGCTAGTCTGACAGTCTTATAATACCGTGAGTTGTTTCTAACCATACgatctctcaattaatgagtactttatgcaaaacacgcggtaatAGTGTGTTTatctatggttgagattgtattATTATTAATAGTAC
The sequence above is drawn from the Rhodamnia argentea isolate NSW1041297 chromosome 9, ASM2092103v1, whole genome shotgun sequence genome and encodes:
- the LOC115733938 gene encoding GDSL esterase/lipase At5g45910-like, giving the protein MKAMKILVFFLLCCLSSESVLSARYEAIFNFGDSLSDTGNFLRSGALAFPVIGKLPYGQTFFRHATGRCSDGRLIVDFIAEAFGLPHLPPYLAVAKGPHVRAGVNFAVAGATALDSSFFYAQKIGPLLWTNDSLSVQLRWFRNLKSSLCTTKHECEEYFKKSLFLVGEIGGNDYNYPSFVGGSIKQLHALVPPVVGAITRAVSMLIEEGAVDLVVPGNLPVGCSAVYLTLFRNPDRSAYDPRTGCLRAYNAFAKYHNNYLKQELQNLREQYPHARIMYADYYSASKSIYHTPKHYGFYGGTLRACCGGGGPYNFNNSARCGHTGSTACRDPSAFVNWDGIHLTESAYHHIAKGLIYGGFTSPPLLT
- the LOC115729791 gene encoding LOW QUALITY PROTEIN: adenylate-forming reductase 03009 (The sequence of the model RefSeq protein was modified relative to this genomic sequence to represent the inferred CDS: deleted 1 base in 1 codon), with amino-acid sequence MESPVRFSSCRGVAFEIKPRPDPFTITKPQRDPEMTSYGSKRFWLPWSGGSSSRVAPSSLIQRSMSKASSHFCDLDLDLDGDDDEGNDVVFETLEEGAFLEPEKHAEREQAKVASKIDPPPSKPSRGHESSRLSVILLDQGLFTVYKRLFVACLTLNVVALVLAATGHFPYARNRAALFSITNIFALTLCRSEAFLRVTFWLAVKLLGHWWVPLLAKTATTSLLQSLGGIHSGCGVSSLAWLVYALVLNLKDRDNTSPEIIGVASVVLALIALSCLLWGFVILTTAYDQRTKSYKSDELGSRLVRQQEFWFTVGITVCIIVPWVTVRRVPVKVSSPSGHASIIKFHGGVKAGILGRISPSPLSEWHAFGIISDGKDEHMMLAGAVGDFTKSLVANPPTHLWVRQVHFAGLPYLVNMYDRVLLVATGSGICVFLSFLLQPCKASIKEMVSRHPRDKVIVHDTAVHGRPNVAEMSVDTAKKWGAEVVIVTSNPEGSRDVVNACKTKGIAAFGPIWDS